The Saccharomonospora cyanea NA-134 genome includes a region encoding these proteins:
- a CDS encoding MerR family transcriptional regulator, translating into MLIGELSARTGVSARLLRYYESQGLLQVRRDTNGYRVYDEDAIIRVRQIKALLGAGLSTEQIRHVLPCARGEKPDLDMCPQLRELLEGQLRAVDDHIERLRRNRTALAGLAGRVPV; encoded by the coding sequence GTGCTGATCGGTGAGTTGTCCGCCCGTACGGGAGTGAGTGCCCGGCTGCTGCGGTACTACGAGTCCCAGGGGTTGCTCCAGGTGCGGCGTGACACCAACGGGTACCGCGTCTACGACGAGGACGCGATCATCCGGGTGCGGCAGATCAAGGCGTTGCTCGGCGCGGGCCTCTCCACCGAGCAGATCCGGCACGTGCTCCCGTGCGCGCGAGGGGAGAAGCCGGACCTCGACATGTGTCCCCAGCTGCGCGAACTACTGGAAGGGCAGCTCCGCGCCGTCGACGACCACATCGAGAGGTTGCGACGCAACCGGACGGCGCTGGCGGGCCTGGCCGGTCGGGTCCCGGTCTGA
- a CDS encoding ABC transporter permease, with protein sequence MASKLGPLAVIVGHELRSRLRDGTALLIAFVAPVVLATLFGVALGGDDEGPLRTVIGVVDDDGGEFPASVQREAMETEELRELLEFRQFPDEPGARGALDAGEIGAAIVFPTGFSDSVSAGEGGEVSVLESVEAPYAGAIARSLVNQISALVEARTLAVKASLDAGVPADEVKLFVEANGADGPALRISGDTVAAAEVDMTVHYGAGMAVMFAFFVAGTSARSLLTERQLGTLDRMRAAPIPLWTTLAGKAAVGFLLALVSMCVTWVSSVVIFGTDWGDPTAVFLLLFGHTFAATMLVLLVASRARTDAQVDGFVMAVSFVFALLGGSIVPVYNLPDLLQTATLITPNGWVSTGLGELAEAGAGVSAVATPVAVLLGIGVAAGVPAFLRFAKGRFA encoded by the coding sequence GTGGCGAGCAAGCTCGGCCCTCTGGCCGTGATCGTCGGTCATGAACTGAGGTCCCGCCTGCGGGACGGAACCGCGTTGTTGATCGCCTTCGTCGCGCCGGTCGTGCTGGCGACGCTGTTCGGTGTCGCGCTCGGCGGCGACGACGAGGGCCCGCTGCGCACGGTGATCGGTGTCGTCGACGACGACGGCGGCGAGTTCCCGGCGAGCGTGCAGCGGGAGGCGATGGAGACCGAGGAGCTGCGGGAGTTGCTGGAGTTCCGGCAGTTCCCCGACGAACCCGGCGCGCGGGGCGCACTGGACGCGGGTGAGATCGGTGCGGCCATCGTGTTCCCCACCGGGTTCAGCGACAGCGTCAGCGCGGGAGAGGGCGGCGAGGTGTCGGTCCTGGAGTCGGTGGAGGCTCCGTACGCCGGAGCCATCGCCAGGAGCCTGGTGAACCAGATCTCGGCGCTGGTCGAGGCGCGGACACTCGCGGTCAAGGCCTCGCTGGACGCGGGGGTCCCGGCCGACGAGGTCAAACTGTTCGTGGAGGCCAACGGCGCCGACGGCCCGGCGCTGAGGATCTCCGGTGACACGGTGGCCGCGGCCGAGGTCGACATGACGGTGCACTACGGCGCCGGGATGGCCGTGATGTTCGCGTTCTTCGTGGCGGGGACGTCGGCGCGCAGCCTGCTCACCGAACGGCAGCTCGGGACGCTCGACCGCATGAGAGCGGCGCCGATCCCGCTGTGGACGACGCTGGCGGGCAAGGCCGCGGTGGGCTTTCTGCTCGCGCTCGTGAGCATGTGCGTCACCTGGGTGTCCTCGGTGGTGATCTTCGGCACAGACTGGGGCGACCCGACGGCGGTGTTCCTGCTGCTGTTCGGGCACACCTTCGCCGCGACGATGCTCGTGCTGCTCGTGGCGAGTCGCGCCAGAACCGACGCGCAGGTGGACGGCTTCGTCATGGCCGTCTCGTTCGTGTTCGCGCTGCTGGGCGGCAGCATCGTCCCCGTCTACAACCTGCCTGACCTCCTCCAGACGGCCACGCTGATCACTCCCAACGGCTGGGTGTCGACCGGCCTCGGTGAGCTCGCCGAGGCCGGTGCTGGGGTGTCCGCCGTGGCCACGCCGGTGGCGGTGCTGCTGGGCATCGGCGTCGCGGCGGGGGTACCGGCATTCCTGCGGTTCGCGAAGGGACGGTTCGCATGA
- a CDS encoding ABC transporter ATP-binding protein, producing MTAALSCENLVKRYGDKTVVDQVGFHIEPGEAYGLLGPNGAGKTTTISMLVGLLRPDEGSVRVHGIDVGDDPVAAKRLIGYVPQEIALYPELTARENLRYFGRLYGLPRKRLAQRIDEVLAAVGLTERGDDKVQTYSGGMKRRTNIGVALLHEPRLLILDEPTVGVDPQSRVAILDNVERLVGDGMSLLYTSHYMEEVERVCTRVGIIDKGRVVADGTRRELVSELGGTDTVELVLDGDVEAAAEKLRVVEGVTEAAVTGQNSVRLLAVGGRHLLPGLLAAVTGVAQVTGVEVIEPDLEAAFLHLTGSTLRD from the coding sequence ATGACCGCTGCTCTCAGCTGCGAGAACCTGGTCAAGCGGTACGGCGACAAGACGGTGGTCGACCAGGTCGGCTTCCACATCGAGCCCGGTGAGGCGTACGGCCTGCTCGGCCCGAACGGCGCGGGGAAGACCACGACCATCTCGATGCTCGTGGGACTGCTGAGACCCGACGAGGGGTCGGTGCGGGTCCACGGCATCGACGTGGGGGACGACCCGGTGGCCGCCAAGCGGCTCATCGGTTACGTGCCACAGGAGATCGCCCTCTACCCCGAGCTGACCGCGCGGGAGAACCTGCGGTACTTCGGGCGGCTCTACGGCCTACCGCGGAAGCGACTCGCCCAGCGCATCGACGAGGTGTTGGCGGCGGTCGGGCTCACCGAACGCGGTGACGACAAGGTGCAGACCTACTCCGGTGGCATGAAGCGCCGCACCAACATCGGTGTGGCACTGCTGCACGAGCCGAGGCTGCTGATCCTCGACGAACCCACGGTGGGCGTCGACCCGCAGAGCCGGGTGGCGATCCTCGACAACGTCGAGCGGCTCGTCGGCGACGGCATGAGCCTGCTCTACACCTCGCACTACATGGAAGAGGTCGAACGCGTCTGCACGCGGGTCGGCATCATCGACAAGGGCAGGGTCGTGGCCGACGGTACGAGGCGGGAGCTGGTGTCCGAACTCGGCGGCACCGACACGGTCGAACTCGTTCTCGACGGTGACGTCGAAGCCGCGGCCGAGAAGCTACGGGTCGTGGAGGGCGTCACCGAGGCCGCGGTCACCGGGCAGAACTCGGTGCGACTGCTGGCCGTCGGGGGGCGGCACCTGCTTCCCGGCCTGCTCGCCGCCGTGACCGGCGTGGCGCAGGTGACGGGTGTCGAGGTGATCGAGCCGGACCTCGAAGCGGCGTTTCTCCACCTGACCGGCAGCACACTGCGCGACTGA
- the prmC gene encoding peptide chain release factor N(5)-glutamine methyltransferase has product MKRLPLRLALMEAARILDEAGVASPRTEAELIAAHVLGVDRGRLPLVPLVDPPVVEAIRRIVAERATRVPLQYLLGEAVMGGIGVRVGPGVFVPRPETELLLEWGLKLLKGREYPVVVDLCTGSGALALAVAHARPDAVVYAVDNDPDALAWARHNADLRAEAGDTPIRLYSGDVTDDTVFAELDGLVDLVLCNPPYVPQGTPVPPEVADYDPPQAVFATQGGLDVIRHVVTMAARLLRPGGGVAVEHDDTHAHAVPPLLEARRVLTDVVDHPDLAGRPRFVTARRV; this is encoded by the coding sequence GTGAAGAGACTGCCCCTGCGACTGGCGCTGATGGAGGCTGCTCGAATCCTGGACGAGGCCGGCGTCGCGTCACCGCGCACCGAGGCCGAACTCATCGCCGCCCACGTGCTGGGTGTCGACCGGGGACGGCTGCCGCTCGTTCCCCTCGTCGATCCACCCGTCGTGGAGGCCATCCGTCGCATCGTCGCCGAACGCGCCACCCGCGTGCCGCTCCAGTACCTCCTCGGGGAGGCCGTGATGGGCGGCATCGGTGTCCGGGTCGGTCCGGGAGTGTTCGTTCCCCGGCCCGAGACCGAACTGTTGCTGGAGTGGGGGCTCAAGCTGCTCAAGGGCCGCGAGTACCCGGTGGTGGTGGACCTGTGCACCGGGTCGGGTGCCCTCGCCCTCGCCGTGGCGCACGCCAGGCCGGACGCGGTCGTCTACGCGGTGGACAACGACCCCGACGCGCTCGCCTGGGCCCGGCACAACGCCGACCTGCGCGCCGAGGCCGGTGACACGCCCATCCGCCTGTACTCCGGCGATGTGACGGACGACACGGTGTTCGCCGAGCTGGACGGACTCGTCGACCTCGTGCTGTGCAACCCGCCGTACGTGCCGCAGGGCACACCCGTGCCGCCGGAGGTCGCCGACTACGACCCGCCGCAGGCGGTGTTCGCGACGCAGGGCGGGCTCGACGTGATCAGACACGTCGTCACGATGGCGGCTCGCCTGCTGAGACCGGGGGGCGGCGTCGCCGTCGAGCACGACGACACCCACGCGCACGCGGTGCCGCCCCTCCTGGAGGCCCGGCGCGTGCTCACCGACGTGGTCGACCACCCCGACCTGGCGGGGCGGCCACGCTTCGTCACGGCCCGCAGGGTGTGA
- a CDS encoding right-handed parallel beta-helix repeat-containing protein, with translation MSSATDARTEVSVAPGESVQAALDAAGPGTVVRLAEGTYEGSLALTEPGVRLVGAGSGRTVIVPGAVAPTTIPPLHDAPDGVVSGIAVHAVSDVEIEGLTVRGFSGAGVYVHSCSGVRLRDVEADDNRVWGLYLRESSDLAVERCRASASQYAGVAFAFCPEAEAVVSDSDCTGSAFGVFVDNSSRVRVLGNRCHGNAAGILLLHQTYEGELPGGVRDCLVAGNETVGNTLAAGGEEPDALGAAGPPISGVGIAAIGVERVAVVGNRVHDNRPSGPSVMPGALVLASSADWGGSDAVDNSFEWNVVTDNEPFDALVGTDPSAQRFRNNVVGSSQPEGPFGGNGPQGTV, from the coding sequence ATGAGTTCCGCGACCGATGCCCGCACCGAGGTTTCCGTGGCTCCGGGTGAGTCGGTGCAGGCCGCACTCGACGCCGCCGGGCCGGGAACGGTGGTGCGGCTCGCCGAAGGGACCTACGAGGGCAGCCTCGCCCTCACCGAACCCGGCGTGAGGCTGGTGGGCGCGGGTTCGGGGCGCACGGTGATCGTGCCCGGCGCGGTGGCTCCGACGACGATCCCGCCGCTGCACGACGCACCGGACGGCGTGGTCAGCGGCATCGCGGTCCACGCGGTCTCGGACGTGGAGATCGAGGGCCTGACCGTCCGTGGCTTCAGCGGTGCGGGCGTGTACGTCCACAGCTGCTCGGGCGTGCGACTGCGAGACGTCGAGGCCGACGACAACCGGGTGTGGGGACTGTACCTGCGCGAGTCGAGCGACCTGGCGGTGGAGCGGTGCCGGGCGAGCGCGAGTCAGTACGCCGGGGTCGCGTTCGCGTTCTGTCCCGAGGCGGAGGCGGTCGTGTCCGACAGCGACTGCACCGGCAGCGCGTTCGGGGTGTTCGTCGACAACTCCAGCCGTGTGAGGGTGTTGGGCAACCGCTGCCACGGCAACGCCGCGGGCATTCTCCTGCTGCACCAGACCTACGAGGGTGAACTGCCGGGCGGGGTGCGGGACTGCCTGGTGGCGGGCAACGAGACGGTCGGCAACACGCTCGCCGCGGGCGGCGAAGAACCGGATGCCCTGGGCGCGGCGGGCCCGCCGATCTCCGGTGTGGGCATCGCCGCGATCGGGGTCGAGCGGGTCGCGGTCGTCGGCAACCGCGTGCACGACAACCGCCCGTCCGGGCCCTCGGTCATGCCTGGTGCGCTGGTACTGGCCAGCTCGGCCGACTGGGGCGGCTCCGACGCGGTGGACAACTCCTTCGAGTGGAACGTCGTCACCGATAACGAACCGTTCGACGCTTTGGTCGGAACCGACCCGTCCGCGCAGCGGTTCCGCAACAATGTGGTCGGCTCCTCACAGCCCGAAGGACCATTCGGTGGAAACGGACCACAGGGGACGGTATGA
- a CDS encoding holo-ACP synthase, producing the protein MRVPAVLFGVDVLDARRVAEALDRNGAVYARHVIAADERDLTEDRALATAVGVAVKESFVKAVGGRPPGFSWHDFAACEDTEVPGPAERLLTDALPSITAATDITLTERRTYVVRGASRDAALARLGATGHDGTSVVGAARWGRHHEVIVALAVLVTSAKESS; encoded by the coding sequence ATGAGGGTGCCCGCTGTGCTGTTCGGCGTCGACGTCCTGGACGCGCGGAGGGTGGCCGAAGCCCTCGACCGCAACGGTGCCGTGTACGCCAGGCACGTCATCGCGGCGGACGAGCGGGACCTCACCGAGGACCGTGCGCTGGCCACCGCGGTCGGCGTCGCGGTGAAGGAGAGCTTCGTCAAGGCAGTGGGCGGACGGCCTCCGGGGTTCTCCTGGCACGACTTCGCCGCGTGCGAGGACACCGAAGTCCCCGGCCCGGCCGAACGGTTGCTGACAGACGCGCTGCCGTCCATCACCGCGGCCACCGACATCACGTTGACCGAAAGGCGCACCTACGTGGTGCGCGGGGCCAGCCGGGACGCGGCGCTGGCCCGACTGGGGGCGACGGGCCACGACGGGACGTCCGTGGTCGGCGCCGCCCGCTGGGGACGACACCACGAGGTGATCGTCGCCCTTGCCGTACTCGTCACCTCTGCGAAGGAGTCCTCATGA
- a CDS encoding F0F1 ATP synthase subunit B, translating to MILAQEEYNPVLPHTSEIIIGLIAFLLLLFVMTKFVKPRFEKLYEERAAKIEGGIEKAEKAQAEAEQALAQYKAQLAEARSEAAKIRDDARAEAEQIKEELRAQAEEEARRIVAQGEAQLQAQRAQLVAELREDLGRNAVLLAGRIVGESLEDEARRRGTVDRFLNELEVSGAAGARK from the coding sequence ATGATTCTGGCGCAGGAAGAGTACAACCCTGTTCTTCCGCACACCTCCGAGATCATCATCGGTCTTATCGCTTTCCTCCTCCTGCTGTTCGTCATGACGAAGTTCGTCAAACCGCGCTTCGAGAAGCTGTACGAGGAGCGGGCAGCCAAGATCGAGGGCGGCATCGAGAAGGCCGAGAAGGCTCAGGCCGAGGCCGAGCAGGCGCTGGCGCAGTACAAGGCGCAGCTCGCCGAGGCTCGCAGCGAGGCGGCCAAGATCCGCGATGACGCGCGGGCCGAGGCCGAGCAGATCAAGGAAGAGCTGCGGGCGCAGGCCGAGGAGGAGGCGCGACGCATCGTCGCGCAGGGCGAGGCGCAGTTGCAGGCCCAGCGGGCTCAGCTGGTGGCCGAGCTTCGAGAGGATCTCGGGCGCAACGCCGTCCTGCTCGCCGGGCGGATCGTGGGTGAATCGCTCGAGGACGAGGCGCGGCGCCGTGGCACCGTTGACCGGTTCCTGAACGAGCTCGAAGTCAGTGGTGCGGCCGGAGCAAGGAAGTAG
- the atpB gene encoding F0F1 ATP synthase subunit A, with amino-acid sequence MGALVLAAGDEFTPPTAEAFNLPAIFGWVTKPMLLAVLSVVIIVAFFLLTTRKMSVVPGKGQFLVESLYDFGRNNIAREQIGAADFLRFVPLVLSLFTFILVNNLFGIVPILQFPTMSHIGFPLALSVLVVYPVYHYAGIRKHGLGKYLRLQLAPPGAPKLVYILLSPIEFFTKFFMNPITLAIRVFAAMFAGHLLIMLFGISAEYLLLHGEGLVKAVSAFSFAGALAMTFIEALIMVIQAFIFALLSANYIGAALAEEH; translated from the coding sequence TTGGGCGCGCTGGTACTAGCCGCAGGTGACGAATTCACACCGCCGACGGCAGAAGCCTTCAATCTGCCGGCAATCTTCGGCTGGGTCACGAAACCCATGCTGCTTGCCGTGCTCTCGGTCGTCATCATCGTGGCTTTCTTCCTGCTGACCACCAGGAAGATGAGCGTCGTTCCGGGCAAGGGGCAGTTCCTCGTCGAATCGCTCTACGACTTCGGGCGCAACAACATCGCCCGTGAGCAGATCGGCGCGGCGGACTTCCTCCGTTTCGTGCCGCTGGTGCTGAGCCTGTTCACCTTCATCCTGGTGAACAACCTCTTCGGGATCGTGCCGATCCTCCAGTTCCCGACGATGTCGCACATCGGGTTCCCGCTGGCCCTGTCGGTGCTGGTGGTGTACCCGGTGTACCACTACGCGGGCATCAGGAAGCACGGCCTCGGCAAATACCTCAGGCTGCAGCTCGCGCCTCCGGGAGCGCCGAAGCTCGTGTACATCCTGCTCAGCCCGATCGAGTTCTTCACCAAGTTCTTCATGAACCCGATCACGCTGGCGATCCGGGTTTTCGCGGCCATGTTCGCGGGTCACCTGCTGATCATGCTGTTCGGGATCTCGGCCGAGTACCTGTTGTTGCACGGCGAGGGTCTGGTGAAGGCGGTTTCCGCGTTCTCGTTCGCGGGTGCCTTGGCGATGACCTTCATCGAGGCACTCATCATGGTGATCCAGGCGTTCATCTTCGCGTTGTTGTCGGCCAACTACATCGGAGCGGCTCTGGCCGAAGAGCACTGA
- a CDS encoding F0F1 ATP synthase subunit C: protein MLLAQQAAETDINAGLAVIGYGLGAIGGGIGVGMIFSSVISGTARQPEAQGKLMNIGFTTFALVEVLALLGFVLFFLAG, encoded by the coding sequence ATGCTTCTTGCCCAGCAGGCCGCCGAGACCGACATCAACGCGGGTCTCGCCGTCATCGGCTACGGCCTCGGTGCCATCGGTGGTGGTATCGGCGTGGGCATGATCTTCTCGTCGGTCATCAGCGGCACCGCCCGCCAGCCGGAGGCGCAGGGCAAGCTGATGAACATCGGCTTCACCACGTTCGCCCTGGTCGAGGTGCTCGCGCTGCTCGGGTTCGTGCTCTTCTTCCTCGCGGGCTGA
- a CDS encoding glycosyltransferase family 4 protein, translating to MNSAVPTGLPIREYLLVALVSAAVTYLLTALVRRFAIKVKAVAVPRKRDVHVVPIPRMGGLAMYLGVVGGMALAHQLPVLRRAFEYSYDPVAVLIGGGVIVLIGALDDRFEIDAWTKLAGQILCAGILVLFGVQWVSLWVPWGGDADALGNVLMFDRNQGGLLVVLLVVVMVNAMNFVDGLDGLASGLGLIAAAATCTFTLWLLDSSGGEVSTYPPALIAATLAGACLGFLPHNFQPAKIFMGDSGSMLIGLMLAAASTSASGRIVYTSFDATDVVALLSPLFVVAAVLFLPLLDLVLAVVRRTRRGESPFAADKMHLHHRLLEIGHSQRRAVLLIYLWAALLAFGAVAVAMFDTAAVFWGTCGGLLVAALVSFVPRLRRQGQKNTA from the coding sequence GTGAACTCCGCTGTCCCCACCGGTCTCCCCATCCGCGAGTACCTGCTCGTCGCTCTCGTCTCCGCCGCGGTGACCTACCTGCTCACCGCTCTCGTGCGCCGTTTCGCCATCAAGGTCAAGGCCGTCGCCGTCCCGCGCAAACGCGACGTCCACGTCGTCCCGATCCCGAGGATGGGCGGGCTCGCGATGTACCTCGGTGTGGTCGGCGGCATGGCGCTGGCCCACCAGCTGCCGGTGCTGAGACGGGCCTTCGAGTACTCCTACGATCCCGTCGCCGTCCTCATCGGTGGTGGCGTCATCGTGCTCATCGGCGCGCTCGACGACCGGTTCGAGATCGACGCGTGGACCAAGCTCGCGGGTCAGATCCTGTGCGCGGGCATCCTCGTGCTGTTCGGCGTGCAGTGGGTCTCGTTGTGGGTGCCGTGGGGCGGGGACGCGGACGCGCTCGGCAACGTGCTCATGTTCGACCGCAACCAGGGTGGGTTGCTGGTCGTGCTGCTGGTCGTGGTCATGGTGAACGCGATGAACTTCGTCGACGGCCTCGACGGGCTCGCGAGCGGGCTCGGGCTCATCGCGGCGGCGGCGACGTGCACGTTCACGCTCTGGCTGCTCGACTCCTCCGGCGGTGAGGTGAGCACCTATCCGCCCGCGCTCATCGCGGCGACGCTCGCCGGCGCCTGTCTCGGGTTCCTTCCGCACAACTTCCAGCCCGCGAAGATCTTCATGGGCGACTCGGGCTCGATGCTGATCGGGCTGATGCTGGCCGCGGCGAGCACGTCGGCGTCGGGCCGGATCGTCTACACGTCGTTCGACGCCACCGACGTCGTGGCCCTGCTCTCGCCGTTGTTCGTGGTGGCGGCGGTGCTGTTCCTGCCGCTGCTCGACCTGGTGCTGGCGGTCGTCCGCCGCACCCGGCGCGGGGAGAGCCCGTTCGCGGCCGACAAGATGCACCTGCACCACCGGTTGCTGGAGATCGGGCACTCCCAGCGTCGGGCCGTGCTTCTCATCTATCTGTGGGCCGCTCTGCTCGCGTTCGGGGCGGTCGCGGTGGCGATGTTCGACACGGCGGCCGTGTTCTGGGGCACGTGTGGGGGGCTGTTGGTCGCCGCGCTCGTCTCGTTCGTGCCGCGCCTGCGACGTCAGGGCCAGAAGAACACCGCATAG
- a CDS encoding ABC transporter permease: MRPRPIAALVAANLLRQVRDRVGLFFMVVMPFVTILFVGLAMGGTSADDELPIAVYAHETDPVAAAVLSELERGDHVVVEPADSVEELRDEVSKGTVAAGLVIEPGEPELDIVMAQTNGTTLAARAEIDVAVGKVAAVLEARRAAEKAGATPEEAARYVSQAQAEAAPATVGVRTSEGADDGGTPSGFAYTAPANLLLFTFINSMAVAAALVESKRLGMIRRSVAAPVSQERILVGEAVSRFAVALAQSLLIITVSALLFDVEWGDPLGVAVVVGVFCLVATGAAMLVGAYVSSPQQAPAIGPPLGIVLGMLGGCLWPREVAGEPLSTLGYLFPHAWGMDALLALTEPGAGLADVWPEVAVIAGMAVVVLGAALVVFRRRAVVVT; encoded by the coding sequence ATGAGACCACGTCCGATTGCCGCGCTGGTCGCGGCGAACCTGCTGCGGCAGGTGCGCGACCGCGTGGGTCTGTTCTTCATGGTCGTCATGCCGTTCGTGACGATCCTGTTCGTGGGGCTGGCCATGGGCGGCACCTCCGCCGACGACGAACTGCCGATCGCCGTGTACGCACACGAGACCGACCCGGTGGCCGCCGCGGTGTTGTCCGAGCTGGAGCGAGGCGACCACGTCGTCGTCGAGCCCGCTGACTCCGTGGAGGAGCTGCGAGACGAGGTGAGCAAGGGCACCGTGGCGGCCGGGCTCGTGATCGAACCGGGCGAGCCGGAGCTCGACATCGTGATGGCGCAGACCAACGGGACGACGCTGGCGGCGCGCGCCGAGATCGACGTCGCCGTCGGCAAGGTGGCCGCCGTACTGGAAGCCCGGCGGGCCGCCGAGAAGGCGGGCGCCACGCCCGAGGAAGCGGCCCGGTACGTGAGCCAGGCGCAGGCCGAGGCCGCGCCTGCCACCGTCGGCGTCCGCACCAGCGAGGGAGCCGACGACGGTGGCACGCCCAGCGGGTTCGCCTACACCGCCCCCGCCAACCTGTTGCTGTTCACGTTCATCAACTCCATGGCCGTCGCCGCCGCCCTCGTGGAGAGCAAGCGGCTCGGCATGATCCGGCGTTCCGTGGCGGCGCCGGTGAGTCAGGAGCGCATCCTGGTGGGCGAGGCGGTGAGCCGGTTCGCCGTGGCACTGGCACAGTCGCTGCTCATCATCACGGTGAGCGCGCTGCTGTTCGACGTCGAATGGGGCGATCCGCTCGGCGTCGCCGTGGTGGTGGGCGTCTTCTGCCTGGTGGCCACGGGTGCGGCGATGCTCGTCGGCGCCTACGTCTCCTCGCCGCAACAGGCCCCCGCGATCGGTCCGCCGCTGGGCATCGTGCTCGGCATGCTCGGCGGCTGCCTGTGGCCACGCGAGGTGGCCGGGGAACCGCTGAGCACGCTCGGTTACCTCTTCCCGCACGCGTGGGGCATGGACGCACTCCTGGCACTCACCGAACCGGGCGCGGGGCTGGCCGACGTGTGGCCGGAGGTGGCCGTCATCGCGGGTATGGCGGTGGTCGTGCTCGGTGCGGCCCTCGTGGTCTTCCGCAGGCGGGCCGTGGTCGTCACCTGA
- a CDS encoding L-threonylcarbamoyladenylate synthase: MSAVYDCGEPHTRSDGLKAAASAVRSGRLVVLPTDTVYGIGADAFDAEAVRALLRAKNRGPDMPVGVLVGSWSTVDGLVLGLSQQARSLIEAFWPGDLSIVVPHAPSLQWNLGSTRGTVMLRMPLHPVALELLREVGPMAVSSANVSGQPPASTAQQARDQLGESVAVYLDGGPSGEPVPSTIVDLTGDTPSLLREGAVSAEAVSEALGMEIGPKE, encoded by the coding sequence ATGAGCGCGGTGTACGACTGCGGTGAGCCGCACACGAGGTCCGACGGGCTGAAGGCTGCCGCCTCGGCGGTGCGTTCCGGCAGGCTCGTGGTCCTGCCGACCGACACCGTCTACGGAATCGGTGCCGACGCCTTCGACGCGGAGGCCGTGCGCGCCCTGCTGCGGGCCAAGAACCGGGGGCCGGACATGCCGGTCGGCGTCCTCGTCGGTTCATGGTCCACAGTGGATGGGCTGGTGCTCGGTCTCTCCCAGCAGGCCCGGAGTCTCATCGAGGCGTTCTGGCCCGGCGATCTCTCGATCGTCGTGCCGCACGCGCCGAGCCTGCAGTGGAATCTCGGCAGCACCCGGGGCACAGTGATGCTGCGCATGCCGCTGCACCCCGTGGCGCTCGAACTGCTGCGGGAGGTCGGGCCCATGGCCGTGTCGAGCGCCAACGTCTCCGGGCAGCCGCCCGCGTCCACGGCGCAACAGGCACGTGACCAGCTCGGCGAGTCCGTCGCGGTCTATCTCGACGGCGGCCCCAGCGGGGAACCCGTGCCGTCGACCATTGTCGATCTCACCGGCGACACCCCGTCCCTGCTTCGCGAGGGTGCGGTGAGTGCCGAGGCGGTGTCGGAGGCGCTGGGCATGGAGATCGGCCCGAAAGAGTGA
- a CDS encoding alpha/beta fold hydrolase: MIDNFATSTRGSGPGLLLAHGAGGGVEANFAPLIDELARTHTVIGSDYPGSGATPRSTTPLSLDGLADSLVAAAVRAGVPRFTVLGYSLGTAVAVRAATRHPERVTGLILTAGFSRLDNRMRLGIEIWRRLLDGDRRTLAEFLTYAATDPVRLAELTPEALGRAVENLAATIPPGSPEHVDLVASVDTRAELPRISVPTLVVATTRDQLVSADLGRELAHGIPGARLVEIDCGHAIGAEAPAEWLKVVTDFLRRPQAADA, encoded by the coding sequence ATGATCGATAATTTCGCGACGTCGACGAGGGGTTCGGGGCCCGGGCTGCTGCTGGCCCACGGTGCGGGCGGCGGCGTGGAAGCGAACTTCGCACCGTTGATCGACGAACTGGCCCGTACCCACACCGTGATCGGCTCCGACTACCCGGGCAGCGGCGCCACGCCGCGCAGCACCACCCCGCTGAGTCTCGACGGGCTGGCCGACTCGCTCGTGGCCGCGGCCGTGCGAGCGGGAGTGCCACGGTTCACCGTCCTGGGCTACTCGCTGGGCACGGCGGTCGCGGTGAGGGCGGCCACCCGGCACCCGGAACGGGTGACAGGACTGATCCTCACCGCCGGGTTCTCCCGACTCGACAACCGCATGCGCCTCGGCATCGAGATCTGGCGTCGTCTGCTCGACGGCGACCGCCGGACTCTCGCGGAGTTCCTCACCTACGCGGCCACGGACCCGGTTCGGCTGGCCGAACTCACCCCCGAGGCACTCGGGAGGGCCGTCGAGAACCTCGCCGCGACGATCCCGCCCGGCAGTCCGGAGCACGTCGACCTGGTCGCCTCCGTGGACACGCGGGCCGAACTGCCGCGCATCAGCGTGCCGACGCTCGTCGTGGCCACGACCCGCGACCAGCTCGTGAGTGCCGACCTCGGGCGTGAACTCGCGCACGGCATCCCCGGAGCGCGGCTCGTGGAGATCGACTGCGGGCACGCCATCGGCGCGGAGGCTCCGGCCGAGTGGCTGAAGGTCGTGACGGACTTCCTGCGCCGACCACAGGCGGCCGACGCTTGA